From the genome of Vicia villosa cultivar HV-30 ecotype Madison, WI linkage group LG2, Vvil1.0, whole genome shotgun sequence, one region includes:
- the LOC131653669 gene encoding protein RETICULATA-RELATED 1, chloroplastic translates to MSSHALFQAAQIIPMNSHISPKTLSPKTVPKLPLLRNRRRLLIIRSSSASPADVESDASSTSSLLERCFAAPSAPSVSCNVNPVMKGGKFGAFGAVTLEKSKLEVSQKQTNKSSPELATGGGGGDIGKIISYGGGDGGDDDGDDDDYFDDFDDGDEGDEGGMFRRRIILQELFDRKFVDAVLNEWQRTIMDLPAGFRQAYEMGLVSSAQMVKFLAMNARPTASRLISRKLPQGLSRAFVGRLLADPAFMYRFLLEEVATIGCSVWWEIKNRKDRIKQEWDLALINVLTAAACNAVVVWSLAPCRSYGNTFQFDLQNTLQKLPNNIFEMSYPLREFDLQKRVQAFLFKAAELCMVGLGTGAVQGALSSTLAKKKEGRLSVTVPTVSSNALGYGAFLGIYANLRYQLLCGFDRAMVSHFDVIGVALFFSTAFRVLNVQLGETSKRAWLGVEADPLAQSDDLLKVYNRTSENVEKPSSSKWFISKNSVVSGLGLLGIKQSNAEGSGAEPSAPKARRKRIVRKKVAAGSA, encoded by the exons ATGTCATCTCACGCGCTCTTTCAAGCAGCCCAAATCATCCCTATGAACTCTCACATATCCCCTAAAACCTTATCCCCCAAAACCgttcccaaactacccctgcttcgcaACCGTCGCCGCCTTTTGATTATTCGATCGTCGTCCGCCTCCCCCGCTGATGTCGAGAGTGATGCTTCATCGACGTCTTCGCTGCTTGAGCGGTGCTTTGCGGCGCCGTCTGCTCCTTCTGTTTCGTGTAATGTTAATCCGGTTATGAAAGGAGGGAAGTTCGGTGCGTTTGGGGCTGTTACGCTTGAGAAATCGAAATTGGAGGTGTCGCAAAAGCAAACTAATAAGTCTTCCCCTGAG CTAGCCACGGGGGGAGGTGGTGgagatattggaaagataatCAGTTATGGTGGTGGTGACGGAGGTGACGACGATGGTGACGATGATGACTACTTTGATGACTTTGATGATGGTGACGAGGGAGATGAGGGTGGCATGTTTAGAAGACGCATAATTCTTCAAGAG CTATTTGACCGTAAATTTGTGGATGCTGTGTTGAATGAATGGCAAAGGACTATTATGGATTTGCCCGCTGGATTTCGGCAAGCTTATGAAATG GGCTTGGTTAGCTCAGCCCAAATGGTGAAGTTCTTAGCAATGAATGCCAGGCCAACTGCCAGTAGGCTTATATCCAGAAAACTACCGCAAGGACTCTCAAGGGCTTTCGTTGGCAG GTTGCTTGCAGATCCTGCTTTCATGTATAGATTTCTATTAGAGGAAGTTGCTACAATAGGCTGCTCCGTGTGGTGGGAGATTAAAAATCGGAAAGATAG gaTAAAGCAAGAGTGGGATCTTGCACTTATCAATGTGCTCACCGCAGCAGCATGCAATGCCGTAGTTGTTTGGTCTCTTGCTCCTTGTCGTTCATATGGGAACACCTTCCAATTTGATTTACAAAATACGTTGCAGAAGCTTCCAAACAACATATTTGAAATGAGCTATCCTCTTAGGGAATTCGACCTACAAAAAAGAGTTCAAGCCTTTTTGTTCAAGGCTGCTGAGTTGTGCATGGTTGGCTTAGGCACGGGTGCAGTACAGGGTGCATTGTCTAGCACTTTGGCTAAGAAAAAGGAAGGAAG ATTATCTGTGACTGTCCCAACTGTGAGCAGCAATGCACTTGGTTATGGTGCTTTTCTTGGAATCTATGCTAACCTGAGATATCAACTGCTCTGCGGATTTGATAGAGCAATGGTCagtcattttgatgttattggagTCGCATTGTTCTTCAGCACAGCATTCAG GGTCTTGAATGTTCAATTAGGAGAGACTTCGAAGCGTGCCTGGCTTGGAGTTGAGGCAGATCCACTGGCTCAGTCAGATGACCTCTTGAAGGTTTATAACAGGACTTCTGAAAATGTAGAAAAGCCATCATCATCTAAATGGTTTATATCTAAGAATTCAGTTGTTTCTGGGCTTGGGCTCTTGGGCATCAAACAAAGCAATGCAGAAGGGTCTGGTGCAGAACCATCAGCTCCTAAAGCACGTCGAAAAAGGATTGTGCGGAAGAAGGTTGCTGCAGGATCTGCTTAG